A single genomic interval of Porphyromonas sp. oral taxon 275 harbors:
- a CDS encoding S46 family peptidase, with protein sequence MKQLLRKALVLGVAALSLGVQARADKGMWLLNELTKENIAQMKELGFRLPIDSLYSLDKPSVANSVVIFGRGCTGVTVSDKGLVFTNHHCGFDAIQSVSAVDHDYLRDGFVSQQFSEELPIEGLTISYLSSIKDVTKEILAQLKKPKDELDRLAQIRKICDALEIAEGRRLKSDHKRIEVRPYYANNKYYLLTYDVFTDIRLVFAPPGSVGKFGGDTDNWMWPRQTGDFSVFRVYAGKDNAPADYSKDNVPYKPKYHATVSTEGYQKGDYAMTIGFPGSTSRYIPSFAIQNRMADQNAPRIEVRGAKQELWWAAMQADQATRIKYASKYARSSNYWKNSIGMNKALVKLDVLGAKRAEEQAFNQWVAQGGKATKVYQGLLSEMEQAYKGQAALMRDYTYLTEAYSGMEAAALAYGLKDIRYKDMAENGAKIKAGIEDVYKNYVPSLDERVLPAMLDILRQRVSSERVAALFAQIDRDYKGDTKAYAKALFAKSIVPYKDKVLAAIEREDFSHVLAEDPAYKLALSLREIILPLGKELNRYDEAISRGNRLYFAGRQQMNPSKPMPSDANSTMRLSYGSIKPYSPADATEYDYFTTPRGILEKNADAANPDYVVADSFLDLLKKKDWGRWADKSGELHVNFISNNDITGGNSGSPVFDKNGRVFGLAFDGNWDAMSGDIEFEPQLQRTIVVDIRYVLFTIDKWGKCPRLIEELSLR encoded by the coding sequence ATGAAGCAACTACTTCGCAAGGCTCTTGTCCTCGGTGTCGCTGCGCTCTCGCTGGGCGTACAGGCACGTGCCGACAAGGGGATGTGGCTCCTCAACGAGCTCACGAAGGAGAACATTGCGCAGATGAAGGAGCTTGGCTTCCGTCTGCCCATTGATTCCCTCTATTCGCTGGATAAGCCCAGCGTCGCTAACTCTGTCGTCATCTTCGGACGCGGCTGTACGGGGGTCACCGTCTCGGATAAGGGGCTGGTCTTCACCAATCACCACTGTGGCTTCGACGCTATCCAGTCGGTGAGTGCCGTCGACCATGACTACCTGCGTGACGGCTTCGTCTCGCAGCAGTTCTCCGAGGAGCTCCCCATCGAGGGCCTCACCATCAGCTACCTGAGCTCGATCAAGGATGTGACCAAGGAGATCCTCGCTCAGCTCAAGAAGCCCAAGGATGAGCTCGACCGCCTAGCTCAGATCCGCAAGATCTGTGATGCGCTGGAGATCGCTGAGGGACGCCGCCTCAAGTCGGACCACAAGCGCATCGAGGTGCGTCCTTACTACGCCAACAATAAGTACTATCTGCTGACCTACGACGTCTTCACCGACATCCGCCTTGTCTTTGCTCCTCCGGGATCGGTAGGTAAGTTCGGCGGTGATACGGACAACTGGATGTGGCCTCGCCAGACGGGGGACTTCTCCGTCTTCCGCGTCTACGCTGGCAAGGACAATGCGCCCGCTGACTACAGCAAGGACAACGTCCCCTACAAGCCTAAGTACCACGCTACGGTCTCCACCGAGGGCTATCAGAAGGGCGACTACGCGATGACCATCGGCTTCCCCGGATCGACGAGTCGCTATATCCCTTCCTTCGCGATCCAGAACCGTATGGCGGACCAGAACGCCCCTCGTATCGAGGTGCGTGGCGCCAAGCAGGAGCTCTGGTGGGCCGCGATGCAGGCCGATCAGGCGACGCGCATCAAGTACGCCTCCAAGTACGCCCGCAGCTCCAACTACTGGAAGAACTCCATCGGGATGAACAAGGCCCTGGTCAAGCTCGATGTCCTCGGGGCTAAGCGCGCCGAGGAGCAGGCCTTCAACCAGTGGGTCGCCCAGGGTGGCAAGGCTACCAAGGTCTACCAGGGGCTTCTCTCCGAGATGGAGCAGGCCTATAAGGGGCAGGCGGCGCTGATGCGTGACTATACCTACCTCACCGAGGCCTATAGCGGTATGGAGGCTGCGGCCCTTGCCTACGGGCTCAAGGACATCCGCTACAAGGACATGGCCGAGAATGGCGCTAAGATCAAGGCCGGTATCGAGGATGTGTACAAGAACTACGTCCCCAGCCTCGATGAGCGCGTCCTCCCCGCGATGCTCGACATCCTGCGCCAGCGCGTCAGCTCTGAGCGTGTAGCGGCGCTCTTCGCCCAGATCGACCGCGACTACAAGGGCGACACGAAGGCCTATGCTAAGGCCCTCTTCGCTAAGAGCATCGTCCCCTACAAGGATAAGGTGCTGGCTGCGATCGAGCGTGAGGACTTCTCCCACGTCCTCGCGGAGGATCCTGCCTACAAGCTCGCTCTGAGCCTGCGTGAGATCATCCTCCCACTCGGCAAGGAGCTGAACCGCTACGATGAGGCCATCAGCCGTGGTAATCGCCTCTACTTCGCAGGCCGTCAGCAGATGAACCCCTCGAAGCCCATGCCTAGCGATGCCAACTCGACCATGCGCCTCAGCTATGGCTCTATCAAGCCCTATTCGCCTGCCGACGCTACGGAGTACGACTACTTCACCACGCCTCGTGGTATCCTGGAGAAGAATGCCGACGCCGCGAACCCCGACTATGTGGTCGCTGACTCCTTCCTCGATCTGCTGAAGAAGAAGGACTGGGGACGCTGGGCGGACAAGAGCGGCGAACTGCATGTCAACTTTATCTCCAACAACGATATCACCGGTGGTAACTCGGGTAGCCCTGTCTTCGATAAGAACGGGCGTGTCTTCGGGCTTGCCTTCGACGGCAACTGGGATGCGATGAGCGGTGATATCGAGTTCGAGCCCCAGCTGCAGCGCACGATCGTCGTAGACATCCGCTACGTCCTCTTCACCATCGACAAGTGGGGTAAGTGCCCCCGCCTCATCGAGGAGCTGAGCCTGCGCTAG
- the tilS gene encoding tRNA lysidine(34) synthetase TilS yields the protein MLQHALLDQVELTLRQQQLLPPAGILYIAISGGPDSLALLMAMLRLGYGARLVALHCNFRLRAEESEGDQRFVEELCRRLGVALRVTSFDTGGYARERGISIEMAARELRYRWFAEQRAADPTPSVVAVAHNADDQVETLLLNLSMGTGIRGLSGMPYHKVEEGIIRPLMDCPRTLILDYLAAEGQDYRSDSSNADTRYKRNLIRHRLIPLLEQLNPSFAEAATRTIAHLRASECYYLERVEQLRQHVLEPRGIHIMRLLEQQYPEALLYELLRPYGFSPETVRGVMAQLHVGHAGARFDSPTHQLLRGQTYLELRPRVQSSEEVYQQELSIGEAGECALPSGQCLSWQIEPRPRDLAQLFPLAEGEAAFDYEALGTDRLVLRHRREGDVLYPYGMKGKKLLRRIFIDGKFAPAERRAALLLCRGDEVLWLVGHLADRRYRVTEYTQRILRLRLSPAVS from the coding sequence ATGCTGCAGCATGCCCTGCTCGACCAAGTTGAGCTGACGCTGCGACAGCAGCAGCTACTACCCCCAGCGGGGATCCTATACATAGCCATCAGTGGAGGACCGGATTCGCTCGCTCTGCTGATGGCTATGTTGCGTCTTGGCTATGGGGCTAGGCTTGTAGCCCTGCACTGCAACTTCCGCCTGCGGGCAGAGGAGAGTGAGGGCGACCAGCGCTTTGTCGAGGAGCTCTGTAGGCGACTCGGGGTAGCGCTGCGCGTCACGAGCTTCGATACCGGCGGCTATGCTCGGGAGCGTGGCATCTCCATCGAGATGGCGGCGCGTGAGCTTCGCTACCGCTGGTTCGCCGAGCAGCGTGCCGCAGACCCCACACCGAGCGTCGTAGCCGTCGCGCACAATGCTGATGACCAGGTGGAGACGCTGCTGCTCAATCTCTCTATGGGCACAGGCATCCGCGGCCTCAGCGGCATGCCCTACCACAAGGTCGAGGAGGGCATCATTCGCCCGCTCATGGACTGCCCCCGCACCTTGATCCTCGACTACCTAGCTGCCGAAGGGCAGGACTACCGCAGTGATAGCTCTAATGCCGATACGCGCTACAAGCGCAACCTGATCCGACATAGGCTCATCCCGCTGCTCGAGCAACTCAATCCCTCCTTCGCCGAGGCTGCCACCCGCACTATCGCGCACCTCAGAGCGAGCGAATGCTATTACCTCGAGCGAGTCGAGCAGCTGCGTCAGCACGTGCTGGAGCCTCGGGGCATCCACATCATGAGGCTCCTCGAACAGCAGTACCCCGAGGCGCTACTCTACGAGCTGTTGCGCCCCTACGGCTTCAGCCCCGAGACCGTGCGTGGCGTGATGGCCCAGCTGCATGTGGGACACGCAGGGGCTCGCTTCGATAGCCCGACGCACCAGCTGCTGCGCGGGCAGACTTACCTCGAGCTGCGGCCCCGAGTGCAGTCCTCCGAGGAGGTCTACCAGCAGGAGCTCTCGATCGGGGAGGCGGGGGAGTGTGCTTTGCCGAGCGGGCAGTGCCTGAGCTGGCAGATCGAGCCTCGACCTCGAGACCTAGCGCAGCTCTTTCCCTTGGCGGAGGGCGAGGCGGCCTTTGACTATGAGGCGCTGGGTACTGACCGTCTTGTCCTACGCCATCGCCGTGAGGGCGATGTGCTGTACCCCTATGGGATGAAGGGGAAGAAGCTCCTGAGGCGCATCTTCATTGATGGGAAGTTCGCCCCTGCCGAGCGCCGAGCTGCACTCCTCCTGTGTCGTGGAGACGAAGTGCTTTGGCTCGTGGGGCACCTGGCCGATCGTCGCTACCGAGTCACCGAGTACACGCAGCGCATACTCCGCCTGCGCCTTTCCCCCGCTGTAAGCTAA
- a CDS encoding GH92 family glycosyl hydrolase codes for MNLQKTRPVRAVALVLLLSLGAAAQSQRRLIDEVNPFIGTSNFGTTNPGAVVPNGLMSITPFNVMGGGELNKYDKDARWWSTPYTADNKYFTGFSHVNLSGVGCPELGSILVSASTGQLNVDYTQYGTTLSAERAHPGYYSATLDKHQVRAEVSATPRTAITAFTFTKGGPSHILVNLGQGLTNESGATVRFLNDSTLVGSKLMGTFCYNPQAVFNQYFAIRISRRAPQSGYWKKQPPMQGVEAEWDKDHGRYKLYPNYRKQMSGNDVGVWFSFQTQPGEVIYVQTGVSFVSEENALLNLQTEQPGLDFAAVRSAAEQQWEDALRVVEVEGGTQEQRTVFYTALYHLLIHPNILQDVNGEYPMMGSLKTGKTQHDRYTVYSLWDTYRNVHPLLSLLYPRKQLAMVQTMLDMYKEGGWLPKWELYSQETMTMEGDPSIIVLNDTWQRGIRDFDVQLAYEAMRKGADTPGKANLLRPDNDDYLSRGYVPLREKFDNSVSHALEYYIADWNLGQFARGLGRTKEAQLYERRAQGYRHYYDKETGLLRPILPDGKFLTPFNPTLGRDFEPNPGFHEGNSWNYSFFVPHNIKGLSKLMGGEQKFVSKLQGIFDQGNYDPANEPDIAYAYLFTYFPKEAWRTQRLVKELLEKYYHNSPSGIPGNDDTGAMSAWAIYSMLGFYPDCPGSTSYALTTPVFDKVTIHLDSKYYKQPKLVIHKGAAGAERGDYFTQIQVANKLYSNKYRLTHAELTGAGELRYLTQPK; via the coding sequence ATGAATCTACAGAAGACGCGACCCGTGAGGGCGGTAGCCCTCGTGCTGCTGCTTAGCCTCGGCGCTGCAGCTCAGTCGCAGCGCCGACTGATCGATGAAGTCAACCCCTTCATCGGGACGAGCAACTTCGGGACGACCAATCCCGGTGCTGTCGTACCTAACGGGCTCATGAGCATCACCCCCTTCAACGTGATGGGCGGAGGAGAGCTGAACAAGTATGACAAGGATGCCCGCTGGTGGAGTACGCCCTATACGGCGGACAACAAGTACTTCACGGGCTTCAGCCATGTCAACCTCAGTGGGGTAGGCTGCCCCGAGCTGGGGAGTATCCTTGTGAGCGCCTCGACGGGGCAGCTCAACGTGGACTACACGCAGTACGGGACGACCCTGAGTGCGGAGCGTGCTCACCCGGGCTACTATAGTGCGACCCTTGACAAGCATCAGGTGCGTGCTGAGGTGAGTGCTACGCCCCGTACGGCCATCACGGCCTTTACCTTCACCAAGGGCGGCCCGAGCCATATCCTCGTGAACCTCGGTCAGGGGCTGACGAATGAGAGTGGTGCGACGGTGCGCTTCCTCAATGACTCGACGCTCGTGGGGAGCAAGTTGATGGGGACCTTCTGCTACAATCCGCAGGCAGTCTTCAACCAGTACTTTGCCATCCGTATCAGTCGCCGTGCTCCCCAGAGCGGCTACTGGAAGAAGCAGCCCCCGATGCAGGGTGTAGAGGCTGAGTGGGACAAGGATCATGGCCGCTACAAGCTCTATCCCAACTACCGCAAGCAGATGAGCGGCAACGACGTCGGGGTATGGTTCTCCTTCCAGACGCAGCCCGGAGAGGTCATCTACGTGCAGACGGGCGTCTCCTTCGTCAGTGAGGAGAATGCGCTGCTCAATCTGCAGACCGAGCAGCCCGGCCTGGACTTCGCCGCCGTCCGCTCAGCTGCCGAGCAGCAGTGGGAGGACGCGCTGCGTGTCGTCGAGGTCGAGGGCGGGACCCAGGAGCAGCGTACGGTCTTCTACACTGCACTCTACCACCTGCTCATCCACCCCAATATTCTGCAGGATGTCAACGGCGAGTACCCGATGATGGGCAGCCTCAAGACGGGCAAGACACAGCACGATCGCTACACCGTCTACTCGCTGTGGGATACCTACCGCAATGTGCATCCGCTGCTCTCGCTGCTCTATCCGCGCAAGCAACTAGCGATGGTGCAGACGATGCTCGATATGTATAAGGAGGGGGGCTGGCTCCCGAAGTGGGAGCTCTACTCGCAGGAGACGATGACGATGGAGGGTGACCCCTCGATCATCGTGCTCAATGACACTTGGCAGCGAGGGATCCGTGACTTCGACGTGCAGCTGGCCTATGAGGCCATGCGCAAGGGTGCCGATACCCCGGGCAAGGCTAACCTGCTGCGCCCCGACAACGATGACTACCTGAGCCGAGGCTATGTGCCCCTGCGTGAGAAGTTCGACAACTCCGTCTCCCATGCACTGGAGTACTATATAGCAGACTGGAATCTGGGTCAGTTCGCCCGCGGCCTGGGCAGGACCAAGGAGGCGCAGCTCTACGAGCGTAGGGCTCAGGGCTACCGCCACTACTACGACAAGGAGACGGGGCTGCTGCGTCCTATCCTGCCCGATGGCAAGTTCCTCACGCCCTTCAATCCTACGCTGGGGCGTGACTTCGAGCCCAACCCTGGCTTCCACGAGGGGAACTCTTGGAACTATAGCTTCTTCGTCCCCCACAACATCAAGGGGCTGAGCAAGCTGATGGGCGGCGAGCAGAAGTTCGTCTCTAAGCTGCAGGGGATCTTCGATCAGGGCAACTATGACCCCGCCAATGAGCCTGACATCGCCTACGCCTACCTCTTCACCTACTTCCCCAAGGAGGCATGGCGCACGCAGCGTCTGGTGAAGGAGCTCCTCGAAAAGTACTACCACAATAGCCCCAGCGGCATTCCTGGCAATGATGATACGGGTGCGATGAGCGCCTGGGCCATCTATAGTATGCTCGGCTTCTACCCCGATTGTCCGGGTAGTACGAGCTATGCGCTGACGACGCCCGTCTTTGACAAGGTCACGATCCATCTGGACTCTAAGTACTACAAGCAGCCTAAGCTGGTCATCCATAAGGGCGCTGCGGGAGCCGAGCGAGGCGACTACTTCACCCAGATCCAAGTGGCTAATAAGCTGTATAGCAATAAGTATAGACTCACGCACGCAGAGCTGACGGGGGCTGGTGAGCTACGCTATCTGACGCAGCCGAAGTAG
- a CDS encoding phosphatase PAP2 family protein: protein MTVPFLPGELELLQAINGTHSPFWDAAMWLISNFAAWIYPGLALLFFLFWRKPTSEALLLLLCVGLCIALGDLISSGIAKPFFARLRPTHSPWLQEGLHYVYGYHGGKYGFFSGHSANYTSVATLLCLTFRDRRFSLVLAVLVGWVVYSRMYLGAHFLSDCLVGIAVGLVVAQLVYRIYLWLRRQLLSTGKRQPQAIYRPGLGYLSLALAMTIPLTLTMALQVSRIVRDALAAAA from the coding sequence ATGACCGTACCCTTTCTTCCTGGCGAGCTCGAGCTACTCCAGGCGATCAATGGCACGCATAGCCCCTTCTGGGACGCAGCCATGTGGCTGATCTCGAACTTCGCCGCATGGATCTACCCAGGCCTCGCCCTACTCTTCTTCCTCTTCTGGCGCAAGCCCACGAGCGAGGCCCTACTCCTCCTACTCTGCGTCGGGCTCTGCATCGCGCTAGGAGATCTGATAAGCTCGGGTATCGCGAAGCCCTTCTTTGCCCGTCTCCGCCCCACGCACAGCCCTTGGCTGCAGGAGGGACTGCACTACGTCTACGGCTACCATGGGGGAAAGTACGGCTTCTTCTCGGGACACTCGGCCAACTATACTTCGGTAGCTACGCTCCTCTGCCTCACCTTCCGCGACCGCCGCTTCTCCTTAGTGCTGGCTGTGCTCGTTGGCTGGGTCGTCTATAGTCGTATGTACCTCGGGGCACACTTTCTCTCGGATTGCCTCGTAGGCATCGCCGTAGGGCTCGTGGTAGCGCAGCTCGTCTACCGCATCTACCTCTGGCTGCGTAGGCAGCTCCTCTCCACGGGCAAGCGTCAGCCTCAGGCGATCTACCGCCCAGGGCTAGGCTACCTAAGTCTCGCGCTGGCGATGACCATCCCCCTGACGCTGACCATGGCGCTGCAGGTGAGCCGCATCGTGCGAGATGCACTGGCAGCGGCGGCCTAA
- a CDS encoding class II fructose-bisphosphate aldolase, which produces MVSYKELGLVNTREMFAKAIKGGYAIPAFNFNNMEQLQAIIGAVVETKSPVILQVSSGARKYANQTLLRYMAQGAVEYAKELGCPNPQIALHLDHGDSLELCKSCIEMGFSSVMIDGSHLPYDENVALTKSVVDYAHQYDVTVEGELGVLAGIEDDVVAEHHTYTEPEEVIDFVSKTGVDSLAISIGTSHGANKFTPEQCKRDANGILVPPPLRFDILAEIEKQIPGFPIVLHGSSSVPQDEVATINQYGGALKDAVGIPEEQLRQAAKSAVCKINIDSDGRLAMTAAIRKVFATNPAEFDPRKYLGPARDSLKKLYMHKVLNVLGSNDRI; this is translated from the coding sequence ATGGTTAGTTACAAAGAACTCGGCCTGGTGAACACGCGCGAGATGTTCGCTAAGGCTATCAAGGGTGGCTATGCTATCCCAGCATTCAACTTCAACAACATGGAGCAGCTCCAGGCAATTATCGGCGCTGTCGTTGAAACGAAGTCTCCTGTCATCCTTCAGGTGTCCAGTGGCGCACGCAAGTACGCTAACCAAACTCTCCTTCGCTACATGGCACAGGGTGCTGTAGAGTACGCTAAGGAACTCGGCTGCCCCAACCCCCAGATCGCTCTCCACCTCGACCACGGCGATAGCCTCGAGCTCTGCAAGAGCTGTATCGAGATGGGCTTCTCCTCTGTGATGATCGACGGCTCGCACCTGCCCTACGACGAGAACGTAGCGCTGACCAAGTCTGTCGTAGACTACGCACACCAGTACGATGTCACGGTAGAAGGTGAGCTCGGTGTCCTGGCTGGTATCGAAGACGATGTCGTAGCTGAGCACCACACCTACACCGAGCCCGAGGAAGTGATCGACTTCGTCAGCAAGACGGGGGTAGACTCGCTCGCTATCTCGATCGGCACCTCGCACGGGGCTAACAAGTTCACGCCCGAGCAGTGCAAGCGCGATGCTAACGGCATCCTCGTACCTCCCCCCCTCCGCTTCGACATCCTCGCTGAGATCGAGAAGCAGATCCCTGGCTTCCCCATCGTGCTCCACGGCTCCAGCTCCGTGCCCCAGGACGAGGTCGCTACGATCAACCAGTACGGCGGTGCACTGAAGGATGCTGTCGGTATCCCCGAGGAGCAGCTCCGTCAGGCTGCTAAGAGCGCTGTCTGCAAGATCAACATCGACTCCGATGGCCGTCTGGCTATGACCGCTGCTATCCGCAAGGTCTTCGCTACGAACCCCGCAGAGTTCGACCCCCGCAAGTACCTCGGCCCAGCTCGTGACTCGCTCAAGAAGCTGTACATGCACAAGGTGCTCAACGTCCTCGGTTCGAACGACCGTATCTAA
- a CDS encoding zinc ribbon domain-containing protein, which produces MATKETTKKTSSAKKAAATKTASPAAEAPAAAAAADRGVADKLIALSRLQETYTKIDHIKTLRGELPLEVQDLSDEIEGMETRLAHLEEDNKRQKNAVATEKARITEAEAKIAQYKEQLDNVKNNREYDNLSKEIEFQGLEIELSQKRINEAAGDLQQRTERIAALGEAIAERRLDLAAKEEELARIKSETKQEEEALRATALQLEEHIEERLLHAFARIREGARNGLAVVPVDRDACGGCFNKIPPQRQVDLKLHKKIIVCEYCGRILVDPELVEEAHQQH; this is translated from the coding sequence ATGGCTACGAAAGAAACTACAAAGAAGACATCCTCAGCAAAGAAGGCGGCTGCTACCAAGACTGCTAGCCCTGCTGCTGAAGCACCTGCGGCAGCAGCCGCAGCCGATCGTGGCGTCGCAGACAAGCTGATCGCCCTGAGCCGCCTGCAGGAGACCTACACGAAGATAGATCACATCAAGACGCTTCGCGGAGAGCTTCCCCTAGAGGTACAGGATCTCTCGGACGAGATCGAGGGCATGGAGACCCGCCTAGCCCACCTCGAGGAGGACAACAAGCGCCAGAAGAATGCGGTCGCCACCGAGAAGGCACGCATCACGGAGGCAGAGGCTAAGATCGCCCAGTACAAGGAGCAGCTAGACAACGTCAAGAACAACCGCGAGTACGACAACCTCTCGAAGGAGATCGAATTCCAGGGACTGGAGATCGAGCTCTCGCAGAAGCGTATCAACGAGGCCGCAGGCGACCTGCAGCAGCGTACCGAGCGTATCGCTGCCCTCGGTGAGGCCATCGCTGAGCGTCGTCTTGACCTCGCGGCCAAGGAGGAGGAGCTAGCTCGCATCAAGAGCGAGACGAAGCAGGAGGAAGAGGCGCTACGTGCTACGGCCCTCCAGCTCGAGGAGCACATCGAGGAGCGCCTGCTGCATGCCTTCGCTCGTATCCGTGAGGGTGCACGCAATGGCCTGGCCGTCGTGCCCGTAGATCGCGATGCTTGTGGTGGCTGCTTCAACAAGATCCCACCCCAGCGTCAGGTAGACCTCAAGCTCCATAAGAAGATCATCGTCTGCGAATACTGCGGGCGTATCCTCGTCGACCCCGAGCTCGTAGAGGAGGCTCATCAGCAGCACTAG
- a CDS encoding HU family DNA-binding protein: MNKTDFIAGVAEKAGLTKEQARKAVDAFAAVVAEELQKGEKVSLLGFGTFSVQDKPAREGINPATKAKIKIPARKAVKFKAGAALDLNA; encoded by the coding sequence ATGAACAAAACTGATTTCATCGCAGGCGTAGCTGAGAAGGCTGGTCTGACCAAGGAACAGGCTCGCAAGGCTGTTGATGCATTCGCAGCAGTAGTCGCAGAGGAGCTGCAGAAGGGTGAGAAGGTCTCTCTCCTAGGCTTCGGTACCTTCTCCGTTCAGGATAAGCCCGCTCGCGAAGGCATCAATCCCGCCACCAAGGCAAAGATCAAGATCCCCGCACGCAAGGCGGTCAAGTTCAAGGCTGGCGCAGCTCTCGACCTGAACGCTTAA
- a CDS encoding M3 family metallopeptidase — MNSIYSSSTLPHGAYAFDQVQAGDFREAFRRAIAAKRVEVDALIAQREEPTFANTILALERSGAELEWVSGIFYNLLHAEASDELMEISQELTPELSELSSYILLSEPLFARVRQLWEQRASLALDEEDARLLQRTWEYFSESGAALEPEKKERLRQVKQELSELSLRFGQNNLKDQQRYSLHLTDSEQVAGLPAVSLEAAAELARARGLEGWVFTLAAPSFFPFMAHCPDRQLREQMYVAKMSLGAKDDEYDNRAIVRRLANLRLEYAQLLGAGSYAEKVLSKRMAGSPEAVYKLLDELLAAYKPVAEQELEEVAAFAQKKGQTLPLQPWDWAYWAERYKQAYYELDEEELRPYFELSHVSEAVFGLAQTLYGISFHERKDLPVYHPDVHTYEVHDREGSYLGLLYTDFFPREGKQSGAWMNNLQEQYHEATGEDHRPHIVLVMNFTPSTAERPALLTPGEVRTFLHEFGHALHGMFAACRYRSLSGTNVVRDFVELPSQLMENWLDERRWLESVAYHYQSGEALPESLLERMDRARHFLVGYAACRQLSFGYLDLAWHGIREALPEDLDAKAFEEEAWAKAVLLPAAPAPCLMSTSFGHIFSGGYSAGYYGYKWAEVLDADAFAAFQEEGIFSQETAERFRREILSHGDKRDAAVLYQAFRGKEASIAALLRRDGLEA, encoded by the coding sequence ATGAATAGCATTTATTCGTCCAGCACCCTACCGCACGGAGCCTATGCCTTCGACCAAGTGCAGGCTGGGGACTTCCGAGAGGCCTTCCGCCGAGCCATCGCAGCTAAGCGTGTGGAGGTCGACGCCTTGATCGCCCAGAGGGAGGAGCCGACCTTTGCCAATACGATCCTTGCCCTGGAGCGTAGCGGCGCCGAGCTCGAGTGGGTCTCGGGGATCTTCTACAACCTCCTGCATGCCGAGGCGAGCGACGAGCTGATGGAGATCAGCCAGGAGCTGACGCCCGAGCTCTCCGAGCTCTCCTCCTATATACTCCTCTCCGAGCCGCTCTTCGCTCGCGTGCGCCAGCTCTGGGAGCAGCGTGCCTCGCTGGCCCTAGACGAGGAGGATGCACGCCTGCTGCAGCGTACCTGGGAGTACTTCAGTGAGAGTGGGGCGGCCCTAGAGCCCGAGAAGAAGGAGCGACTCCGTCAGGTCAAGCAGGAGCTGAGCGAGCTGAGCCTACGCTTTGGGCAGAACAATCTCAAGGATCAGCAGCGCTACAGCCTGCACCTCACCGATTCCGAGCAGGTGGCAGGTCTACCCGCTGTAAGCCTAGAGGCTGCAGCCGAGCTTGCGCGAGCTCGTGGGCTCGAGGGCTGGGTCTTCACACTCGCGGCCCCGAGTTTCTTCCCCTTCATGGCGCACTGCCCCGACCGCCAGCTCCGAGAGCAGATGTACGTGGCGAAGATGAGCCTAGGGGCTAAGGACGATGAGTATGACAACCGAGCCATCGTTCGCCGTCTGGCTAATCTCCGCCTGGAGTACGCCCAGCTCCTAGGTGCGGGCTCCTATGCTGAGAAGGTCCTCTCGAAGCGTATGGCAGGCTCTCCCGAAGCTGTCTACAAGCTGCTGGACGAGCTACTGGCGGCCTATAAGCCCGTAGCCGAGCAGGAGCTGGAGGAGGTCGCAGCCTTTGCCCAGAAGAAGGGACAGACACTCCCGCTACAGCCCTGGGACTGGGCCTATTGGGCTGAGCGCTACAAGCAAGCCTACTATGAGCTGGACGAGGAGGAGCTACGTCCTTACTTCGAGCTCTCCCACGTCTCGGAGGCCGTCTTCGGCCTCGCCCAGACGCTCTATGGCATCAGCTTCCATGAGCGCAAGGACCTCCCCGTCTATCATCCCGACGTACATACCTACGAGGTGCACGACCGTGAAGGCTCGTACCTCGGACTGCTGTATACGGACTTCTTCCCTCGGGAGGGTAAGCAGAGTGGGGCCTGGATGAACAACCTGCAGGAGCAGTATCACGAGGCTACGGGTGAGGACCATCGTCCGCATATCGTCCTGGTGATGAACTTCACGCCCTCTACGGCTGAGCGCCCTGCGCTGCTGACGCCAGGGGAGGTACGTACCTTCCTCCACGAGTTCGGCCATGCCCTGCATGGGATGTTCGCGGCCTGTCGCTACCGATCGCTGAGCGGGACGAACGTCGTCCGTGACTTCGTCGAGCTGCCTAGCCAGCTGATGGAGAACTGGCTCGACGAGCGTCGCTGGCTCGAGAGCGTCGCCTATCACTATCAGAGCGGCGAGGCGCTACCCGAGTCGCTCCTAGAGCGTATGGATCGTGCACGCCACTTCCTCGTGGGCTATGCTGCCTGCCGCCAGCTGAGCTTCGGCTACCTTGACCTTGCTTGGCATGGGATTAGGGAGGCCTTGCCCGAGGATCTGGACGCGAAGGCCTTTGAGGAAGAGGCTTGGGCTAAGGCTGTCCTGCTGCCAGCAGCGCCCGCTCCCTGCCTGATGAGCACCTCCTTCGGGCACATCTTCTCTGGAGGATATAGCGCTGGCTACTACGGCTACAAATGGGCCGAGGTGCTTGACGCCGACGCCTTCGCCGCCTTCCAGGAGGAGGGGATCTTCTCTCAGGAGACGGCCGAGCGCTTCCGCCGCGAGATCCTCTCTCATGGCGACAAGCGTGATGCCGCCGTGCTTTACCAGGCCTTCAGAGGCAAGGAGGCAAGCATCGCAGCGCTCCTGCGCCGAGATGGGCTAGAGGCCTAG